A section of the Mastomys coucha isolate ucsf_1 unplaced genomic scaffold, UCSF_Mcou_1 pScaffold15, whole genome shotgun sequence genome encodes:
- the LOC116092108 gene encoding olfactory receptor 8H1-like has product MNAWNHTNEPEFMLLGLTDSKEIQLVLSVLFLLIYMLTALGNIGMILIIHLDVQLHTPMYFFLTHLSFLDLSYSTVITPKTLQNLVTSIKSISFMGCFTQLYFFVLLAAAECFILSSMAYDRYVAICNPLHYPVVMSPRRSYALITVSYMIGAMDSSVTVFCLSTLNFCNSKEIHHFFCDTFPILALSCSDTYDAEGTIFVLAGSTLLLSLITISSSYVSILSTILKINSTSGKHKAFSTCASHLIGVTVFYGTMIFTYLKPSKSYSLGKDQVASVFYTIVIPMLNPLIYSLKNKEVKSAVIRVMKKRECIQKLK; this is encoded by the coding sequence ATGAATGCCTGGAATCATACAAATGAACCTGAGTTCATGCTTTTGGGACTGACAGATTCCAAGGAGATTCAGCTGGTCCTCTCTGTGCTGTTCCTTCTGATATACATGCTCACTGCGTTGGGGAACATAGGTATGATACTGATCATTCATCTAGATGTCCAGCTTCATACTCCAATGTATTTTTTCCTTACCCACTTGTCATTCCTTGACCTCAGTTACTCAACTGTCATCACACCTAAAACCTTACAGAACCTGGTGACGTCCATAAAAAGTATTTCCTTCATGGGATGCTTCACTCAATTGTATTTTTTTGTCCTCTTGGCAGCTGCTGAATGTTTTATACTCTCATCAATGGCGTATGACCGCTATGTTGCTATCTGCAACCCTCTACACTATCCAGTTGTTATGTCCCCTAGGCGCTCATATGCTCTCATCACTGTGTCCTACATGATTGGAGCTATGGATtcctctgtcactgtcttctGCTTAAGCACACTAAACTTCTGCAACTCCAAGGAAATTCATCACTTCTTTTGTGACACATTCCCAATTTTAGCTCTGTCCTGCAGTGATACCTATGATGCAGAAGGCACAATATTCGTTTTAGCTGGTTCTACTCTATTGCTCTCCCTCATTACGATATCCTCATCCTATGTGTCTATTCTCTCTACTATTTTGAAGATCAATTCCACTTCAGGAAAGCACAAAGCCTTCTCCACTTGTGCTTCACATCTTATAGGAGTCACTGTTTTCTATGGTACAATGatctttacatatttaaaaccAAGTAAGTCCTACTCCCTCGGAAAGGATCAGGTGGCTTCTGTTTTCTATACTATTGTGATCCCCATGCTGAACCCACTTATttatagtctcaaaaacaaagaagtgaAAAGTGCTGTCATTAGAGTTATGAAGAAGAGAGAGTGCatccagaaattaaaataa